A portion of the Paucilactobacillus hokkaidonensis JCM 18461 genome contains these proteins:
- a CDS encoding MarR family winged helix-turn-helix transcriptional regulator — protein sequence MTDQTTQLLAAIRTAQQQHERFKVGFWQFALNNLASEIPAAIITQFESLKMTHSEMEILSQLTTFKTNLVPYKTLQAQVSFSQGMFSRYINRLAKTELITKTKQPDNKKEVLLTITQTGRYVAKLHTRMHQLEQEHNEAVLAQFSKDEVQTTIKVLNSLNSNETEL from the coding sequence ATGACTGATCAAACAACTCAATTACTAGCAGCAATTCGGACGGCTCAACAGCAACACGAACGGTTTAAAGTTGGCTTTTGGCAGTTTGCACTCAATAATCTAGCAAGTGAAATTCCCGCAGCAATTATCACCCAATTTGAATCGCTAAAAATGACACATTCTGAGATGGAAATTTTAAGTCAATTAACCACCTTTAAAACTAATTTGGTTCCTTACAAAACACTCCAAGCACAAGTTTCATTTTCGCAAGGGATGTTTTCACGTTATATTAATCGACTTGCCAAAACCGAACTAATCACCAAAACTAAACAACCAGATAATAAAAAAGAAGTGCTTCTTACAATCACTCAAACTGGTCGATATGTTGCTAAACTACACACGCGCATGCATCAGTTGGAACAAGAACATAATGAAGCCGTTTTAGCTCAATTTAGCAAAGATGAGGTTCAGACGACCATCAAAGTACTCAATAGCTTAAACTCAAATGAAACGGAACTATGA
- a CDS encoding replication-associated recombination protein A translates to MKQESLFTDENKQNSPLANRVRPQTLDEFTGQQHLLAPGQVLRDIIDQDQLPSIIFWGPPGVGKTTLARIIANKTKSHFITFSAVTSGIKDIRKIMEEAEDNRELGEKTIVFVDEIHRFNKAQQDAFLPFVEKGSIILIGATTENPSFEINSALLSRCKVFVLKQLEVEDIIELLHKALAHPNAFPKLTINIDDDSIRLIAESANGDARIALNTLEMVILNASHDQNTVTIDQHNLNQLINTKSLRYDKNGEEHYNIISALHKSMRNSDVDAAIYWMSRMLDGGEDPLYIARRLVRFASEDIGVADTKALELTINVFQACQFLGMPECDVHLTEAVIYLSLAPKSNSVYKARLNAKKDVKKSGNEPVPMQIRNAPTKLMDELGYGKDYQYAHSQEDKLTSMKTMPPDLADHQYYFPSDQGNEQRFKQRLEYIKNWHTNHDQ, encoded by the coding sequence TTGAAACAAGAATCCCTGTTTACAGATGAAAATAAACAAAATAGTCCCCTCGCCAACCGCGTCCGCCCACAAACATTAGACGAGTTTACCGGGCAACAACATTTATTAGCACCGGGCCAAGTTTTACGGGACATCATCGACCAAGATCAATTGCCGTCGATTATTTTTTGGGGCCCGCCTGGTGTTGGTAAAACAACTCTAGCCCGCATCATTGCTAATAAAACAAAGTCCCATTTTATCACATTTAGCGCGGTCACCAGTGGCATTAAAGATATTCGCAAAATAATGGAAGAAGCAGAAGACAACCGTGAACTAGGTGAAAAAACAATTGTCTTTGTCGATGAAATCCATCGTTTTAATAAGGCGCAGCAAGACGCATTTTTACCATTCGTAGAAAAAGGAAGTATTATCTTAATTGGTGCAACCACCGAGAATCCTTCCTTTGAAATCAATTCGGCCCTCCTTTCTCGCTGTAAAGTATTCGTCCTAAAGCAACTAGAAGTGGAAGACATTATTGAACTCTTGCATAAAGCGTTAGCCCATCCGAATGCTTTTCCAAAATTAACAATCAATATTGATGATGATTCGATCCGGCTGATTGCCGAATCTGCAAACGGTGATGCTCGAATCGCACTCAATACATTGGAAATGGTCATTTTAAATGCTAGCCATGATCAAAATACGGTGACCATTGATCAACACAATTTAAATCAGCTGATCAATACTAAGTCCCTGCGTTATGATAAAAACGGTGAAGAACATTACAATATTATTTCCGCGCTCCATAAATCGATGCGCAACAGCGATGTCGATGCTGCTATTTACTGGATGTCACGCATGCTGGATGGCGGTGAGGATCCACTATACATTGCTCGACGACTTGTGCGTTTTGCTAGTGAAGATATTGGAGTTGCAGATACAAAGGCACTGGAACTGACAATTAATGTCTTTCAGGCCTGCCAGTTTTTAGGTATGCCCGAATGTGATGTTCATTTGACTGAAGCGGTAATTTATTTGTCATTAGCACCAAAATCAAACTCAGTCTATAAAGCCCGCCTGAACGCTAAAAAAGATGTTAAAAAGTCGGGCAACGAACCTGTACCAATGCAAATTAGGAATGCCCCCACTAAGCTAATGGATGAACTCGGCTATGGTAAAGATTACCAGTACGCTCATTCACAAGAAGATAAATTAACTTCAATGAAGACAATGCCACCAGATTTAGCAGATCATCAATACTATTTTCCTAGTGATCAAGGTAACGAGCAACGCTTCAAACAACGTCTCGAATACATTAAAAATTGGCATACCAACCATGATCAATAA
- a CDS encoding lactate oxidase, whose protein sequence is MSYQASNEEKDLKIVNLASLEARVKPRMEAGAFGYIRGGSEDEWTMQQNTVAFQHKKIMPHVLKGIDSADLHTNIFGIDLKTPIIEAPSAAQGLAHTKGEIDTAKGVADAGSIFSISTYANTKIEDAAAAVPDAPQFFQLYMSKDDGFNKFILDKAVKAGAKAIILTADSTLGGYREADVINGFQFPLPMPNLAAYSDQTDSGDGQGKGISEIYAAAKQGLVLADIRKVKEWTHLPVIVKGIQAPEDAEAVILSGADAIWVSNHGGRQLDGGPASFDVLPAIAHTVAKRVPIIFDSGVRRGEHVFKALASGADLVAIGRPVIYGLNLGGAKGVKSVFDHLNMELSITMQLAGTKDVTAIKNTTLID, encoded by the coding sequence ATGAGTTATCAAGCAAGTAATGAAGAAAAGGATCTTAAAATTGTTAATCTAGCATCACTGGAGGCACGAGTTAAGCCAAGAATGGAAGCTGGCGCTTTCGGTTATATTCGTGGTGGTTCAGAAGATGAATGGACAATGCAACAAAACACGGTGGCTTTTCAACACAAAAAGATTATGCCACATGTTTTGAAAGGCATTGATAGTGCGGACTTGCATACTAATATTTTTGGTATTGATTTGAAAACACCTATTATTGAAGCACCATCAGCTGCACAAGGGCTGGCACATACAAAGGGTGAAATTGATACTGCTAAAGGAGTTGCTGACGCAGGTTCGATTTTTTCAATTAGTACCTATGCCAATACCAAGATAGAAGATGCGGCTGCAGCAGTGCCAGATGCACCGCAATTTTTCCAATTGTATATGAGTAAAGATGATGGTTTTAATAAATTTATTTTGGATAAGGCAGTTAAAGCCGGCGCTAAAGCAATTATTTTGACCGCAGATTCAACCCTTGGCGGCTATCGTGAAGCGGACGTAATTAATGGCTTTCAATTTCCATTACCAATGCCAAACTTAGCTGCTTATAGTGATCAAACTGACAGTGGGGATGGTCAAGGCAAGGGAATTAGTGAAATTTATGCAGCCGCTAAACAGGGTTTGGTATTAGCTGATATTCGTAAAGTAAAAGAGTGGACTCATTTACCAGTGATCGTAAAGGGTATCCAAGCGCCAGAAGATGCTGAAGCGGTAATTTTGTCTGGTGCCGATGCAATTTGGGTTTCTAACCATGGTGGGCGACAATTAGACGGTGGTCCAGCTTCCTTTGATGTTTTACCAGCGATTGCTCATACGGTCGCTAAACGAGTACCAATTATTTTTGATAGTGGCGTTCGCCGTGGCGAGCATGTGTTCAAAGCGCTTGCCAGCGGAGCAGATTTAGTGGCGATTGGCCGACCAGTAATTTATGGTCTAAATTTAGGCGGAGCAAAGGGTGTCAAGTCGGTATTTGATCACCTTAATATGGAATTATCAATTACAATGCAATTGGCCGGTACTAAGGATGTTACTGCAATTAAAAATACAACTTTAATTGATTAA
- a CDS encoding L,D-transpeptidase, whose product MLRVVLAFFILTIAYTVILGTVNSDTQKQVSHKKQTVQVPKKKSKPEQINWRKSSETKPYPDWSQHPHAWVHVSLKRQRVYIMDGRKCLYKMYASTGSGGDNVTPVGTYHIQAERGTFFYNAKSGEGARNWVSWKDHGIYLFHSVPTDQNNQIVKSQADKLGKSAVSHGCVRLSLPDSKWMYDTIPEGTKVVISND is encoded by the coding sequence ATGTTGCGAGTTGTATTGGCATTTTTTATTTTGACAATTGCTTATACAGTGATTTTGGGGACAGTGAATTCAGATACACAAAAGCAGGTCAGTCACAAAAAGCAGACGGTTCAGGTGCCAAAAAAGAAAAGTAAGCCAGAGCAGATCAACTGGAGAAAGTCATCGGAAACAAAACCATATCCTGATTGGAGTCAACACCCGCATGCTTGGGTACACGTTTCGTTAAAACGACAACGAGTTTATATTATGGACGGGCGAAAATGCCTCTACAAAATGTATGCATCAACTGGGAGCGGTGGTGATAATGTAACACCAGTTGGTACGTATCATATTCAGGCGGAACGTGGGACCTTCTTTTATAACGCTAAAAGTGGGGAAGGGGCTCGAAACTGGGTTTCTTGGAAGGATCATGGCATTTATTTATTCCATTCTGTGCCGACTGACCAAAATAATCAGATCGTTAAATCACAAGCAGATAAATTAGGAAAGAGTGCTGTTTCACATGGTTGTGTGCGATTATCATTGCCTGATTCAAAGTGGATGTATGATACAATTCCAGAGGGTACAAAGGTGGTAATTAGTAATGACTAA
- a CDS encoding MarR family winged helix-turn-helix transcriptional regulator: MKHSDESDGYIRTINTISHKTQLYLNNQLKDLGLTSSTYFFILKVGDSGELSQDQLFKLIYLNPSNVTRRLNRLIKLGYISKEKSAVDGRSKIIKLTKLGYQNYEKLKERLPQINNSIVSALDRDQLVIFKQLMAKMEARLDGLL; encoded by the coding sequence ATGAAACATTCAGATGAATCAGATGGTTATATTAGAACTATTAATACAATATCACATAAGACCCAATTATATTTGAATAATCAATTAAAGGATTTGGGGCTCACCTCAAGTACGTATTTTTTTATTTTAAAAGTTGGCGATAGTGGCGAATTGTCGCAAGATCAATTGTTTAAGTTAATTTATTTAAATCCAAGTAATGTGACACGGCGGTTAAATCGATTAATTAAACTGGGATACATTAGCAAAGAAAAATCTGCTGTCGATGGTCGAAGTAAGATCATTAAACTGACAAAACTAGGATACCAAAATTATGAAAAATTAAAGGAGCGGTTACCACAAATTAATAATTCGATCGTCAGTGCACTAGATCGGGATCAGTTGGTAATTTTTAAGCAACTAATGGCCAAGATGGAGGCCAGATTAGACGGTTTATTATAA
- a CDS encoding zinc-binding dehydrogenase, which translates to MKALYFNEFGTPDVLQYGSVPDPRITDTELLVEMKFIGLNFADIYRRQGTYHIKKNTPYIDGYEGVGTIIAAGINVTKFHVSETILFVDVPLANAQLVAVPENHGIKIPASIDFKLAASIGLQGLTADFLAHDLGQNKPGDNVFIHGISGGVGQLLSQMLTADGINVFGVTSTEEKQHLAIKQGAKKVFLRNSKWLKQYAGSFNTVYDGIGSTLNQSIQLLKHRGKVVFFGMAGGNPPAFNLIELLNQSKSILTGDLWDYLTSYSERKSRSQRLFGYFESQTITISAPTIFALSDGQEAHELLESGRSTGKILLRP; encoded by the coding sequence GTGAAAGCACTATATTTTAATGAATTTGGCACTCCTGATGTTTTGCAATATGGCAGTGTTCCGGATCCTCGCATCACTGACACTGAACTACTAGTTGAAATGAAATTCATCGGTCTTAATTTTGCCGATATTTATCGCCGTCAGGGTACTTATCATATTAAAAAAAATACACCCTATATTGACGGCTACGAGGGTGTCGGCACGATTATTGCGGCTGGTATAAATGTCACTAAATTTCACGTTAGTGAAACCATTTTATTTGTGGATGTGCCATTAGCAAACGCACAATTAGTGGCCGTACCTGAAAATCATGGTATTAAAATTCCGGCCTCAATCGATTTTAAACTTGCAGCTAGTATTGGTCTTCAGGGTCTTACTGCTGATTTTTTGGCCCACGATTTGGGTCAAAATAAACCTGGAGATAATGTTTTTATCCATGGAATTAGTGGCGGCGTTGGGCAATTACTTTCCCAAATGCTAACGGCCGACGGGATTAACGTATTTGGCGTTACTTCAACCGAAGAAAAACAGCATTTAGCAATTAAGCAGGGCGCTAAAAAAGTCTTTTTACGAAATTCAAAGTGGTTGAAACAATATGCTGGATCATTTAACACAGTTTACGATGGAATCGGCAGTACGCTAAACCAAAGTATCCAACTCCTTAAACATCGTGGTAAAGTAGTTTTCTTTGGTATGGCCGGCGGTAATCCACCTGCATTTAATCTAATTGAATTACTTAATCAATCCAAAAGTATCTTAACTGGCGATTTATGGGACTATTTAACCTCATATTCGGAACGTAAAAGTCGTAGTCAACGATTATTTGGCTATTTTGAAAGTCAAACAATCACAATTAGTGCACCAACTATCTTTGCTTTGTCGGATGGCCAGGAAGCCCACGAATTATTAGAGTCTGGACGAAGCACTGGTAAAATATTGTTACGACCATGA
- a CDS encoding arginine repressor: protein MKKSVRQSKIEQLISQYSIATQEELMNQLKRAGTSATQATISRDIREMQIVKSADGNGKLRYTIFKTGNKSEEARLYSTIYDVVTNITRVEFMNIIRTLPSDGNMLAAIIDDLGLKEVAGTLAGHDTIFVISPTTNVARDFNKKLMEYVNQELYVNKE, encoded by the coding sequence ATGAAAAAATCAGTTCGCCAATCAAAAATTGAACAGCTTATTAGCCAATATTCTATTGCCACACAAGAAGAATTGATGAATCAGCTAAAAAGAGCAGGAACAAGTGCCACGCAGGCAACTATTTCACGTGATATTCGTGAGATGCAAATTGTCAAAAGTGCTGATGGTAATGGAAAATTGCGTTACACGATTTTTAAAACGGGCAATAAAAGTGAAGAGGCACGCCTATATAGTACGATTTACGACGTTGTCACTAATATTACTAGAGTGGAATTTATGAATATTATTCGCACGTTACCCAGTGATGGCAATATGTTGGCGGCAATTATTGACGATTTAGGATTGAAGGAGGTGGCTGGTACGTTAGCAGGCCATGATACTATTTTTGTGATTAGTCCAACGACTAATGTTGCACGAGATTTTAATAAAAAATTGATGGAATATGTTAACCAGGAATTGTATGTTAATAAGGAGTAG
- the argS gene encoding arginine--tRNA ligase has protein sequence MNSKQQIVDALVHVLPATMTPEQIEIKIERPKDSDNGDYAFPTFFLAKELHKAPQMIAQELLPQIDQSNFEKVVVAGPYINFFLDKVQVGAAILGEVLADPKNYGSSDLGHGGNVPIDMSSPNIAKPMSMGHLRSTVIGNSLANILSKVNYNPIKINHLGDWGTQFGKLMAAYKMWGSEEEVKADPINTLQKYYVRFHQEDKGNPALDDDARAWFKKLEDGDEEATHLWEWFRSESLKLFMKIYDVLGIEFDSFNGEAFYNDKMDEVVQMLEDKHLLQESKGAEIVDLEKYDLNPALIKKTDGATLYITRDLAAAIYRQRTYNFVQSLYVVGNEQQNHFKQLKAVLKEMGFDWSDNIHHVPFGLITQGGRKLSTREGRIILLENVLNDAIDLARKQIDEKNPDLPQADEVAKSVGVGAVVFHDLKNERLNNFDFDLAEVVRFEGETGPYVQYAHARAESILRKASQPDLSNVDKSISDPNAWEVVKALGQYQDIIQRAAREYEPSVVAKYAIQLAKDFNQYYAHSKILVEDDEKMARLALVQAVSDVLKSALALLGVKAPDEM, from the coding sequence ATGAATTCAAAACAACAAATCGTTGATGCACTAGTGCATGTTTTACCGGCTACAATGACACCAGAACAAATTGAAATAAAAATCGAACGTCCTAAGGATAGCGACAATGGTGATTATGCTTTTCCAACGTTTTTCTTAGCAAAAGAACTCCATAAAGCACCACAAATGATTGCCCAGGAATTATTACCCCAAATTGATCAAAGTAACTTTGAAAAGGTAGTTGTTGCTGGACCATATATCAATTTTTTCTTAGATAAAGTTCAGGTTGGTGCAGCTATTTTGGGTGAAGTATTAGCAGATCCTAAAAATTATGGTTCGTCTGATTTGGGCCATGGTGGTAACGTGCCCATTGATATGTCATCACCAAATATTGCCAAACCAATGTCAATGGGCCATTTACGGTCAACTGTAATTGGTAATTCATTAGCCAACATTTTATCAAAGGTTAACTACAATCCAATTAAAATTAACCATCTGGGAGACTGGGGCACACAATTTGGCAAGTTAATGGCTGCCTATAAAATGTGGGGTAGTGAAGAAGAAGTTAAGGCTGATCCGATTAACACGTTACAAAAATACTACGTGCGATTCCACCAAGAAGACAAAGGAAACCCGGCACTCGACGATGACGCACGTGCTTGGTTTAAAAAATTGGAAGATGGGGATGAAGAAGCAACCCATCTCTGGGAATGGTTCCGATCTGAATCTTTGAAGTTATTTATGAAGATTTACGATGTGTTAGGAATTGAATTTGATTCATTTAATGGTGAGGCATTCTACAATGACAAAATGGATGAAGTCGTTCAAATGCTAGAAGATAAGCATCTGTTGCAAGAAAGTAAGGGTGCTGAAATTGTTGATCTAGAAAAGTATGATCTTAATCCGGCATTGATTAAAAAAACAGATGGCGCCACCTTATATATTACGCGTGATTTAGCGGCAGCCATTTATCGACAGCGGACATACAATTTTGTGCAATCTTTGTATGTTGTTGGTAACGAGCAACAAAATCATTTCAAGCAACTTAAAGCAGTGTTAAAGGAAATGGGTTTTGATTGGTCAGACAATATTCATCACGTTCCTTTTGGTTTAATTACACAGGGTGGGCGCAAGTTATCAACTCGTGAAGGCCGGATTATCCTATTAGAAAACGTGTTGAACGATGCAATTGATTTAGCGCGTAAACAAATCGATGAAAAGAATCCTGATCTACCACAGGCAGATGAAGTAGCCAAATCAGTTGGAGTAGGAGCGGTAGTATTCCATGATTTAAAAAATGAACGACTTAACAACTTTGATTTTGATTTAGCAGAAGTTGTGCGTTTTGAAGGCGAAACTGGTCCATACGTGCAATACGCCCATGCACGTGCCGAAAGTATTTTGCGTAAGGCTAGTCAACCTGATTTGAGTAACGTTGACAAGTCAATTAGTGATCCAAATGCCTGGGAGGTTGTCAAGGCGTTAGGACAGTACCAAGATATTATTCAACGAGCAGCACGTGAATATGAACCATCGGTAGTGGCTAAGTATGCGATTCAGTTGGCTAAGGACTTTAATCAATACTATGCTCATTCCAAGATTTTAGTGGAAGATGATGAAAAAATGGCACGGTTGGCATTGGTCCAGGCGGTTAGTGATGTATTGAAGTCCGCATTGGCATTGTTAGGTGTTAAGGCACCGGATGAAATGTAA
- a CDS encoding GNAT family N-acetyltransferase — protein MDFKCKAFDQLSSKELFAIYQERVAVFVVEQECAYQEVDPDDLKAYHLFSRDNQGEIVAYARLIPTDDETARLGRVLVNKKYRQQGHATELVTEAIKQTKFLFPKSATLAIQAQYYLRAFYASFGAQIVSEPYLEDNIKHVDMTLKLK, from the coding sequence ATGGATTTTAAGTGTAAGGCGTTTGATCAATTATCATCAAAGGAACTTTTTGCAATTTACCAGGAGCGCGTGGCGGTTTTTGTGGTCGAACAAGAATGTGCGTACCAAGAAGTTGATCCAGACGATTTAAAGGCGTATCATCTTTTTTCGCGTGATAACCAGGGTGAGATTGTAGCGTATGCCCGTCTAATTCCAACTGACGATGAAACCGCTCGGCTGGGGCGGGTATTAGTAAATAAAAAGTATCGGCAACAAGGTCATGCTACCGAATTGGTAACGGAAGCCATCAAACAGACTAAGTTTTTATTTCCTAAGTCAGCAACGTTGGCCATCCAGGCACAATATTATTTGCGAGCATTTTATGCTAGTTTTGGCGCACAAATAGTATCAGAACCATATTTGGAAGATAATATTAAGCACGTTGATATGACTTTAAAACTCAAGTAA
- a CDS encoding cysteine hydrolase family protein — MNDVLIVVDVQKGLNEIPDFNHFLTRINHRIMSYRTVGKQVIFVQHNDKDMPLNSKSWEFADQLDITNADSVVSKTYPDSFLETNLESILRDNEYTNFEICGAQTEYCIDTTIRVGFHLGYQISVQHDLVGTLNNEIMTAEQINKHHEHIWQGRFAKVF; from the coding sequence ATGAATGATGTATTGATTGTTGTGGATGTTCAAAAAGGGCTTAATGAAATTCCAGATTTTAACCATTTTTTGACTAGGATTAACCACCGAATTATGTCCTATCGTACTGTTGGCAAACAGGTTATTTTTGTGCAACATAATGATAAAGATATGCCCTTGAATAGTAAGTCATGGGAGTTTGCGGATCAGTTGGATATTACTAATGCCGACAGTGTCGTTTCAAAGACTTATCCAGATTCATTTCTTGAAACAAATTTGGAGTCAATTTTAAGGGACAATGAATATACTAATTTTGAAATATGTGGAGCACAGACTGAATACTGTATTGATACAACAATCAGAGTCGGATTTCATTTAGGTTATCAAATTAGCGTCCAACATGACTTAGTGGGGACGTTAAACAATGAAATTATGACGGCTGAACAGATAAATAAACACCATGAGCATATTTGGCAGGGCAGATTTGCGAAAGTATTTTAG
- a CDS encoding helix-turn-helix domain-containing protein yields the protein MDNSDANYGHQIQAQRKRLNMTQQQLADSICSQSMLSGIEKGIYIPNIMLFAQLCARLGLSVEHALLHDYPTINHSTEFNQTIKQLCNAHHYAEMINYLAKAQVINYLITDQDFQTYYYYMGIAIYQAKHDYQNAKQNLVLALSYTPTDQIKTALENLIAATIAFIDFKHSDRNVASVEFQACLDRIKQNKILFKNENLNSIYYQYTVRLYQKNNFATALAIVDTGIQHITDIDSHFMLADLFLLKSAIHIKLNQLKDAQIAGAKAASLSEIFSLELYPLT from the coding sequence ATGGATAATTCTGACGCCAACTATGGCCATCAAATTCAAGCACAGCGCAAACGTTTAAACATGACACAGCAACAACTAGCTGATAGTATCTGTTCGCAATCTATGCTCAGTGGTATTGAAAAGGGCATCTATATCCCTAACATCATGTTATTTGCACAGCTTTGTGCTCGACTTGGACTTAGTGTCGAACACGCCCTTTTACACGACTATCCTACAATCAACCATTCAACTGAATTTAACCAAACAATTAAACAGCTATGCAATGCCCATCATTATGCAGAAATGATCAACTATTTAGCAAAAGCACAAGTAATTAACTATTTGATTACCGATCAGGATTTCCAAACTTACTATTACTATATGGGAATTGCGATTTATCAAGCTAAGCATGACTATCAGAATGCAAAACAAAATTTAGTCCTTGCTCTTTCATACACTCCAACTGATCAAATTAAAACCGCACTCGAAAATTTAATTGCTGCAACAATTGCATTTATTGACTTCAAGCACTCAGATCGTAATGTAGCTTCGGTTGAATTTCAGGCTTGTTTAGATCGCATTAAACAAAACAAGATCCTATTTAAAAACGAAAATCTAAACTCCATTTACTATCAATATACGGTACGTTTGTATCAAAAAAACAATTTTGCTACTGCACTAGCAATTGTCGATACTGGCATTCAACATATTACAGATATTGATTCACACTTTATGCTAGCTGACTTATTTTTATTGAAATCAGCGATTCATATTAAACTCAATCAACTTAAAGATGCACAGATAGCAGGAGCCAAGGCTGCGTCTTTAAGTGAAATTTTTTCTTTGGAACTTTACCCACTGACTTAG
- a CDS encoding zinc-binding dehydrogenase — protein sequence MRNTNLIGKSVFGANPGGTASEVINAQIPLLLFEIPNGITLQQAATIIGGADTAWHAINDVLKVNQADRVLIIGASGGVGQYLLQLSKLRNATIFSIVSEDSSDFAVKLGSDEVIVYDNHLKNQLTKLKSVTKIVDAVGDPNLLNQILEHTGDVDILSLSQTNFNPPKIKQHFQFNNGRIALRDYNQILNLLSNGDLTAHVQQIFPFQQVIEAQKIAKFKHSQGRILLSFN from the coding sequence TTGCGTAATACAAATTTGATTGGTAAGTCGGTTTTTGGTGCCAATCCTGGTGGGACTGCAAGTGAAGTCATTAATGCACAAATTCCGCTGCTGTTATTTGAAATCCCAAACGGAATTACATTGCAACAAGCGGCGACAATAATTGGTGGAGCTGATACTGCCTGGCATGCGATTAATGATGTCTTAAAGGTTAACCAAGCTGATCGAGTTTTGATAATTGGGGCTTCGGGTGGCGTTGGTCAATACTTATTGCAGTTAAGCAAATTGCGGAATGCAACTATATTTTCGATAGTCTCGGAAGATAGTAGCGATTTTGCAGTAAAATTAGGATCAGATGAAGTAATTGTATATGACAATCATCTTAAAAATCAGCTAACAAAATTAAAATCAGTAACTAAAATAGTTGATGCAGTTGGAGATCCTAATTTGTTGAATCAAATTTTGGAACATACTGGCGACGTTGATATTTTGTCGTTGTCGCAAACTAATTTTAATCCACCCAAAATTAAGCAACATTTTCAATTTAATAATGGGCGCATCGCATTGCGAGACTATAATCAAATATTGAATTTACTGAGCAATGGTGATCTAACAGCACATGTGCAACAGATATTTCCATTTCAACAAGTTATCGAAGCGCAAAAAATAGCCAAGTTTAAACACTCTCAGGGTAGAATATTATTATCATTTAACTAA
- a CDS encoding LysE/ArgO family amino acid transporter translates to MLTTWFQGLLFGIAYIAPIGLQNLFMINTALAQPRKRALRVALIVTFFDISLAVACFYGIGKLLELYPWLELIVLAIGSIIVMYIGITLLLSHGQSADQSKKDNRFSYKSAVLSAFSVAWLNPQALLDGTMLLGAFRISLATNVQNYFILGVAVASFIWFISLTTIVSVLKDRFQPRFLVLLNRICGVIIIIYGIKLLITFIQKV, encoded by the coding sequence ATGTTAACTACATGGTTTCAAGGATTATTATTTGGAATTGCTTATATTGCTCCAATTGGATTACAAAACTTGTTCATGATCAATACTGCGTTAGCACAACCGCGTAAGCGGGCACTGCGAGTGGCATTAATTGTGACGTTTTTTGACATTTCACTCGCCGTAGCATGTTTTTATGGCATTGGTAAATTATTAGAATTGTATCCGTGGTTAGAATTGATCGTTTTAGCCATCGGTAGCATTATTGTGATGTACATCGGAATTACGCTGTTGTTATCGCATGGACAAAGCGCTGATCAATCCAAAAAAGATAATCGTTTTAGTTATAAAAGTGCCGTCTTATCTGCATTTAGCGTAGCGTGGTTAAATCCGCAAGCATTGTTGGACGGTACTATGTTATTAGGAGCTTTTCGCATTTCACTAGCAACTAATGTGCAAAATTATTTTATTTTAGGAGTAGCAGTCGCTTCCTTTATTTGGTTTATTAGCCTAACAACGATTGTTTCGGTATTAAAAGACCGATTTCAACCACGATTTTTAGTACTATTGAATCGGATCTGTGGTGTTATTATTATCATTTATGGGATTAAATTACTAATTACGTTTATTCAAAAAGTTTAG